The following are from one region of the Oncorhynchus nerka isolate Pitt River linkage group LG8, Oner_Uvic_2.0, whole genome shotgun sequence genome:
- the glipr1a gene encoding GLIPR1-like protein 1 isoform X1, which produces MGQLLLQGLLWAVIFLGSSVPNIESSEYNPFPGITDKKFIDDCVRIHNDNRSSVNPPARNMLYMTWDEGLAVTARAWARHCDFQHNIYLKEVRRVHPVFSSVGENIWAGYPPSTFSVMQAMDFWVKEVNDYSYQSNACKPGKMCGHYTQVVWATSYKVGCAVQICPNGVDRTLFSDKEGAIFVCNYAEAGNVVEMLPYQNGLEECSSCEGANNQCQAKLCHNPKRDEQKSYRWTPDWDPTLATCGPCCMAILAIRPLALLLTFVAAFGVHRLYPSIFFYK; this is translated from the exons ATGGGGCAGCTACTGCTGCAGGGATTGCTGTGGGCTGTGATTTTCCTGGGCTCATCTGTCCCTAATATCGAGTCCTCAGAGTACAACCCATTTCCTGGCATCACCGATAAGAAGTTCATCGACGACTGTGTGAGGATACACAACGACAACCGGTCCTCTGTGAATCCACCAGCCAGAAATATGCTCTACATG ACGTGGGATGAGGGCTTGGCCGTCACTGCAAGGGCCTGGGCAAGACACTGTGATTTCCAGCACAACATCTACCTGAAAGAGGTCAGACGGGTCCACCCTGTCTTCTCCTCCGTGGGAGAGAACATCTGGGCAGGATACCCGCCCTCCACGTTCTCCGTCATGCAGGCCATGGATTTCTGGGTCAAAGAAGTGAACGATTACTCATACCAAAGCAATGCGTGTAAACCAGGAAAAATGTGTGGCCACTACACACAG GTTGTTTGGGCGACGAGCTACAAGGTTGGTTGCGCCGTCCAAATATGCCCAAATGGCGTCGACAGGACTTTGTTTTCTGATAAAGAGGGAGCCATATTTGTTTGTAACTATGCCGAAGC GGGAAACGTGGTTGAGATGTTACCATACCAGAACGGGTTGGAAGAATGCAGCTCTTGTGAGGGTGCAAACAATCAATGCCAGGCCAAGCTCTGCC ACAATCCAAAACGAGATGAACAGAAAA GTTACAGATGGACCCCCGACTGGGACCCCACCCTGGCCACCTGTGGCCCCTGCTGCATGGCCATATTGGCCATCCGACCCCTGGCCCTTCTCCTCACCTTTGTGGCCGCATTTGGAGTACACAGACTGTACCCAAgcatatttttttacaaatag
- the glipr1a gene encoding glioma pathogenesis-related protein 1 isoform X2: MGQLLLQGLLWAVIFLGSSVPNIESSEYNPFPGITDKKFIDDCVRIHNDNRSSVNPPARNMLYMTWDEGLAVTARAWARHCDFQHNIYLKEVRRVHPVFSSVGENIWAGYPPSTFSVMQAMDFWVKEVNDYSYQSNACKPGKMCGHYTQVVWATSYKVGCAVQICPNGVDRTLFSDKEGAIFVCNYAEAGNVVEMLPYQNGLEECSSCEGANNQCQAKLCRESVSYHFPHPIK, from the exons ATGGGGCAGCTACTGCTGCAGGGATTGCTGTGGGCTGTGATTTTCCTGGGCTCATCTGTCCCTAATATCGAGTCCTCAGAGTACAACCCATTTCCTGGCATCACCGATAAGAAGTTCATCGACGACTGTGTGAGGATACACAACGACAACCGGTCCTCTGTGAATCCACCAGCCAGAAATATGCTCTACATG ACGTGGGATGAGGGCTTGGCCGTCACTGCAAGGGCCTGGGCAAGACACTGTGATTTCCAGCACAACATCTACCTGAAAGAGGTCAGACGGGTCCACCCTGTCTTCTCCTCCGTGGGAGAGAACATCTGGGCAGGATACCCGCCCTCCACGTTCTCCGTCATGCAGGCCATGGATTTCTGGGTCAAAGAAGTGAACGATTACTCATACCAAAGCAATGCGTGTAAACCAGGAAAAATGTGTGGCCACTACACACAG GTTGTTTGGGCGACGAGCTACAAGGTTGGTTGCGCCGTCCAAATATGCCCAAATGGCGTCGACAGGACTTTGTTTTCTGATAAAGAGGGAGCCATATTTGTTTGTAACTATGCCGAAGC GGGAAACGTGGTTGAGATGTTACCATACCAGAACGGGTTGGAAGAATGCAGCTCTTGTGAGGGTGCAAACAATCAATGCCAGGCCAAGCTCTGCCGTGAGTCTGTCAGCTACCATTTCCCACACCCAATAAAATAA